The Candidatus Binatia bacterium genome segment GGGCGTGGCCGAATTGGGCCTGATCTCGGGCACGGGGATGTTTGTGATTCTGATCCAGACCGTGACGTTCTTTCCCGCGCTCTCCACACTTCTTGTGGGTAGTCGTGGCAAGGAATTGTTCGCCAAGACTTCGCGATTCCAATTCCGAGTGCCTGCGGCTGTGACCAATCGACCGGAGGTGGTGGTCTCGTTGGCACTTCTTCTGGGAATTGTCGGAGTCTTCCTCGCGCCCGGGGCCCGGTTCGATTCGGATGTTGTGGAGATGCGCGATCCGCGCACGGAATCAGTGGAGGCCTTCAAGGATTTGCTTGAAGACCCCCGGACCTCCCCGTGGTATATCGATGCCGTCGCCGATAACCTCGAGGAAGCCGAAGTCCTCGCAGCGCGTTTTGAAGAGCTCCCGGAAGTCTCCGAAGCGATTACCGTGCGCGCCTATGTACCCGAAGATCAAACCGAGAAGCTCGAAATTCTGGCGGACACCTCGATGCTCTTCGACGTGCCGCGCTCGGACCGGATTGCCTCGCAGGGCCCGACGGTAGAAGAACAGATTGCCGCAATCCGCGATCTGCAGCGACTGTTGACCGAAAGCACGGTCGTGCAGGGTGACTCGACGCTCGCACTTTCGGGCGCCAAGCTGAATGCCATGCTCGGCGAATTTCTCGCAAAGGTGGGCAACTCGCCAGATCCGACAGAGGCGGTCAACCGATTCGAAGAGCTTCTTCTCGGAAGCTTCCCGGATCAATTTCGCCGCCTGCAACTGGCACTCGATCCCGACGAGGTCCGTCTGGAAACGCTCCCCGCAAATTTGCGTGAGCGCATGCTCGCGCCCAACGGCAAGGCAAGGGTGCAGGTCTTTCCGAGCGGCAATTTGGGGGAAGGCGATGCGCGTGAGATTTTCGTGGATGCGATCCGGCAAGTCCAGCCCGACGCGACGGGCGTGGCTGTCAATCTCATCGAGTTTGGTAGAGCTACGGCGCGTTCGTTGGTGGAAGCGCTTTCCCTGGCCCTGATTCTGATTACCGTCCTTCTCCTGCTGATCTGGCGTAAACCGCTCGACGCGGCTCTGGTGCTCTTGCCCCTGATTCTGGCGGGTGTGATGACGGGTGCGGCGATGGTCGTCCTCGACCGAGCGTTCAACTTTGCCAATGTGATTGTTCTGCCGCTGTTGCTCGGGATCGGGGTTGATAGTGGCGTGCATCTCGTGCACCGGGCGCGCGAAGCGGGGCGCGGCAAGCCGCTCCTGGAGTCGGTCACGGCGCAGGCTGTTTTCTGGAGTGCTCTGACGACGATTGTCAGTTTTGGCAGCCTGGCTCTCTCCGCACACCGTGGGATCGCGAGTCTTGGCTTGCTTCTGGTGGTCGGTTTGACGATCACGGTGCTGGCAAATCTGATTCTACTGCCGGCATTGGTGGTGCTGGTACAACGGCGAGGGTACCTTCTCCCTCCAGCGCAACGAAGCTGAGTGATTTTATGGTGAAACAAAAAAAACAGAAACCGAGCAACACGGACGGGAAGTCGAAGGGTAAGGCCAAACGGAAAACGATGGCCTCACAGGTCGACTTGCTGGAACTGTACGAGAATTCGGTCATGGCACCGGACGAGGATTGCGCCTTTTTCGACGAGCTTTATCTGAAGTTGCGGGGTGCAAAGCCGGAAGTCTTGCGAGAGGATTTCTGCGGCACGGCAAAAATTGCCACCGCCTGGTGCGAGGCGGATGAGACTCGCCGAGCCATTGGTGTGGACCTCGACCAGCCAACTTTGGAATGGGGTCGCGAGCGCAATGTGGTGCCCTCGACGGCCGCCGACCGAATCGAGTTGGTCCATGGGAATGTTCTGGATCCGCTGACGACGAAAGCGGATATCACCTGCGCCAATAACTTCAGTTATTGCATCTTCAAGAAGCGGGCAGAGCTCAAGGCTTATCTGGCGGCCGCTTTCGAGGGCTTGCGCTCCGACGGGCTGATCTTTCTGGAGATCTACGGCGGACTCGATGCCATGAAGGAGTGCGAGGAGGAGCGCGATCTGGACGATATGGTCTATATCTGGGATCAGCACTCGTTCGATCCGCTGACCCATGAGACCCTCTGCTACATCCACTACCAGTTTCCGGACGGCTCAAAGCGAAAAAAAGCGTTCACCTACGACTGGCGCTTATGGACCATTCCCGAACTACGAGATCTCCTCGAAGAGGTCGGCTTTGCGGAAGTGCGGCTGTATTGGGAGGGGCTTGAGGAAGAGGCCGACGACGATGGCCTCTATTATGGTAACGGGGAGTATGAAGACGTCACAACGGTCGCTGTCGAGCAGCAAGAGACCTACCTCGTTTACGTGGTCGGACTTAAATAGTCTGTTCAGTCGCGGGCCGTGATTCGCTTGAGAAAGGTTCTCACCTCATCAGGATTCCGGAGCCGGAACCCTGCGCTGGTTTCACGATCTTCGACTGTGTCCTCGCCAACGTAGATCCCGATACCGCGTTCGGCGAGCGCCTGAAAAACGCTTTCATCGGTCAGATCGTCCCCGATATGAATGGGGTGTCGGCGCTCCCAGCCCAACTTTTCCAGCAAATAGAGTACCGCTTTCCCCTTGTCCCAGTCGACGTCGGGGCGAAGCTCGATGACCATTTTCCCGTGGCAGACGCACAACCCGTCGGTTTCCTCGCCCAAGGTGGCAACGGTTGCGCAGACATCGGGAACATCAGCGGGAGCGGCCAACCGGTAATGAACCGCGAGCCCGAAGCGTTTACGTTCCACGATCACGCCCTCCAGATCCTGAAAACGTTCCTGCAGAGTTTTTTCCGCAATATCCAGAAGTGGCAAGGACTCCGTAGCAACTTCGTGACGGAGGGCGCTCCCCGCCGGGCCCCGGAGATCGAAGCCGTGGCTGCCCACGGTTCCGAGATCTTCCAAACCGACCAATCGGGCGACCTCGCTGCGCTCCCGACCGCTGACGAGCGTGACGGGCGTTCGCTGGGCCAGATTGCGAACAGTCTCGCGCATTTCGTCGGACAGGCGAGCATCCTCGGGACGATCCACGATTGGCGTAAGGGTTCCATCATAGTCGAGGAAAAGCGCCAGATCAGCTTCCGGAGGCGCGATCTTGTCGAAGGCGGCGAGTGCCGAGGGGAGTTGAGAAATTCGCACTTCCATAGGATGCAGTCCCCAGCGCCCAATTACCAGTGCTTCCTGCCGTGAAATGAAGTTTGCCTGCGAAGCAAAAGCAGGCTTACCTCGGACAGGGGGTGTCGACGTGTTCAAGCAAGTAATGGATCGTGTTTGGGTTTTTGACTGCGAATGGGTGCCGGACCCCTTGGCCGGTCGTTTGTTGTTTCCGGAGGTCGCTGCAGAATCAGACGACCGACGTGTGATGGAGGCGATGTGGCTGCATGGCGGTGCCACAGAGCAGGAGCCGCGCCCCTTTCTCAAAATGGCCACTTGCCGCATTGTGTCGATCGCCGCCGTGCTGCGCGAGAAAGACCCGGGAGGCGGGGTGAAGCTGTCGCTTCTCGCACTGCCTCGCGATCCGCAAGACCAGGCCGCGATCGCCGAGCGGTCGATCATCGGAAAATTTCTGCAGGCCGTCGGGCGTGACCGCCCGCAGTTGGTTGGTTTCAATTCGATCGGCGCTGATCTCAAAATTCTTGTGCAGCGTGCGATGATTCTTGGCGAGCCGGCCCCGGCTTTTTGTCGACGCCCCGACAAGCCTTGGGAGGGGGTCGATTATTTTGCTCGAGGGAGCGATCATAATGTCGATATCAAGGATGCGGTATCCGGGTTTGGCCGGGGGACGCCGTCCTTGCACGAGCTTGCCGTGCAGTCCGGCATCCCCGGCAAGCTCGATGTGGCCGGAGACGGTGTGGCCGATCTGTGGCTGGAAGACGATTTGGCTAAGATTGTCGCCTATAATGAGACCGATGCGTTGACGACCTACCTCGTATGGCTCCGCCTGGCCTATTTCGGAGGGCATTTTTCCGCCGTCGCCTACGAGGCCGAGCAGCTCCGTGTCCGTGAGTTGATTCAATCGGAAATGGAGAAACCGGAACGGGCCCATTTAGGGCGCTTTCTCGAAGAATGGGATCGTCTGCAGACGATCATTCAGATTCGAGATTGACGAACTCCGAATGATCTGAGATTCCGATTATGTGCCAGAAAGTGCTGCCATATTCGGAGTCGGGGAAATCGTACACCACAATCGATTCGACTACCGAGGGGTGATCGTGGACGTTGACCCCGAGTTTGATATGGATGAGGAATGGTACGAAAAGATGGCCAAAGGTCGTCCTCCAAAGGATCGACCATGGTATCATGTGCTGGTCCATGATGCAGTCCATATGACCTACGTCGCGGAGCGAAATCTGCGGCATGTTGAGGACCCTGAACCGATTCGCCATCCGATGATCGAAGAATATTTCGAAAGTTTTTCTGCAGGCCGGTACCGACCCATGGTAGCGTTGAACTGAGCAAGGACGAAAACAATGAGAACGATACAAATTCTTGGACTGATGATGGCCTCCTTATGGGTGGCTGGTTGTTCAATTTCGGTAAGCGTGGGCGCTTCGCTCGAAGGAAGCTCGGCTTCGATTTCGAGTCCTTTTGAATCGAGTTCGGCCTCCTCGACTCCGGCCAAACCGGAAGACAAGACTGCAGAGCAGCAGGCGTATTTGCGAGATATTCGCGACTTCACCGCAGCACAGCTGAAACGATCGGACGATCTCGACGAGTTTCGCAAGCAGCTGAGCAAGGTTGCCAAAAAGCATGGTGTGACCGATTGGGAAGCGCGTGCCTCGACTTGGGTGGGGATTGGTGAAGGAATCGAAACTGCGGGCATGCCGACCACGCAGGCGCAGGCGACGATTGATATGCTGGCGAACGGCCATGCGGATTGGGCTTCGGCGATGCGTCGAGGCTATTCCAGCGCGCAGGTCGCCGCAGGTGCCAAGGTCAGCAGTTGATCGCCTGCACCTGACGACTTCGCGATTCGCATTTCTGGGTTTGCTGTTCTGGTCGTCCCTGAGCCTGGGGGCGGGACCGGCAGCAGCTGCGTTTCTCGACTACGTTTATGTGGACTCCAATGAAGGTCAGGCCAGTGGGGGACATGTAGGGCTGGCTTTCGGAGGCCAGATCTTCCATTTTCAGTATCGGGAGGGGGGCTTTTTGCTCCCTGTCCGGCACGCAACCGGAGCCTTTGAGCGCGCCTACCGGGTCCGCGAGAATCGGAACCTCCGCCAGCATCGAATCGAGGTCGATCAGGAAACCTACGATCTGCTTCGCGACGGCTTCAATGCCCGGTATTTCGAAAGCGAGGTCTTGCTGGCTGAATTGGAGGATCTGCGAGCAGAGGAAGCCGTTCTGGAAGGGATGGGAGCAGGTTCCCGCGGCGTACCGATTCCCGGCGCGGGGTATTTTTACCCTGACGGTGATGCGCGCCCGGAGCAGGCTGGACTGGCGGGAGAAATCTTCTCGCCGGACGAATTGGCTGACCAACTTTCGCGTGCCACCGAGGGGGGAGGGACTGATCTTCGGGCAGGCTCCTTCTTTCAGGTTGAAGGAGCCCTGGGCACCTTGAGCCCCGGGCAGAAGAAAGCCCTGCGATCTCTTGAGGGGAGGCTGGGCGAACAGCTCGATTCTCTCGCGGGGTCGTCGCGTGCCGACGTTGGTGAAGTCCGCTTCGTTCTGTTGGCACGGCGGGCGGTCGTGGCGAAGTCGCTCGCCTCGGGCCAGTTGCATATTCTGGATGCATACCCTCATGACGCGGAAACGATCGAGGTTGCTGAAGTCGAGAAGCGCGGCGGCCGTCTCGAAGACCTTCTGTCGGTCACGGAAAATGAACTGAAGTTGGGCCTGGCGACCTTGCAGACCGGGCAGGCGCCCTCGGAGTTGGACCTCTCCCGTCTGGAGGATGCCTCGAACCGTCGTCGCGAGATTCGGCGCGCCATGGATAGCGGACGCCCGCTCCGTATCGTTGGGCCGCGAATGCTTCCCGGAAAACCGGCCTGGCGGACGGACCTGCGGGTCCGGGCACTTGCAGGCGAGTCGCGTGACAGAGCGATTGCGGCAAACCGAGAAAGCCAGAGCGCAATCCTGCGGAAATTGGGAGAACAGAGTTCTTATAATCTGATCACCCGGAATTGTGTCTCCGAGGTTTTCGATTCGATTGACGAAATTTTTGGCGAAACCGAGGGGGCCGATCCTGTCGCTGTTTCGATGGCCCGGTTGGGGGGGCATGTGGCCGGGGGGCAGGGTTTTGTCTTTGTACCCTTTGTGTCGTCCGACGCGGTGGCCGGAAACCTGCGAGTCGCTGAAACCATTGAACTTCCGTCTTATCGCAGCAAGCAATTGGCTCGAGTTTACGCCCGGGAGGGTGATGGCGCCCTGGTCTATTTGCGGGAATCAAACACCTTGACGTCCACGATCTACCGCTACAACTCGGAAGATTCCATTTTCATCTTTTTTACCGACGATATCGTCTGGGCTCGCCCTGTTTATGGGATCGTGAATTTGACTGCGGCGCTGGCCGCGACGGTTCTGGGTGTGCCCGCGGCCCCGTTTGACAGGGGGCAATTGCTCGCTGCGGGCGCTCGCGGGGCCTTCTGGAGTCTCCCGGAATTGGTGTTTTTGAGTTTTCGCAAGGGTTCTTTTTTTACCGTCCCGGGGACTCCCGAGGTTGGACCGCAGGAAGATTCCTGAGTAAGATTCATGAGTGAGTAAGCAATCCAAACTTTATCTCGGAATCGTTCTGGTGCTTCTGCTGATTGCCGGAGGATTCGTCTATACGACTGCCGATCCAATTCCAGTGGAACTCCAGACTGTCGAGTCCGGAGTGGTTGAGTCAACAGTCGCCAATACCCGGGCGGGGACCGTCGAGGCCTGCCGTCGAGCGCGTATGGCGCCAATCATCGGCGGACAGGTGGCCCGGCTGCCTGTCGATGAAGGGGCTCGAGTCGCCGAGGGCGACGTGATTCTGGAACTTTGGAATCAGGACCTGAGAGCGCAGGTACGTTTATCCGAAGGGCAGGCCCGAGCGTCGAATGCGCGTGTGGAAGAGGCTTGTGTGATGGCGCGAGTGGCAGCCAAGGAAGCCGACCGTCTCGCCAGTCTCGAGGGGCAGGGGATTGTTTCCGAAGAACAGACGGAGCGCGGCGTAGGGCAGGCGGAAGCACAGCAGGCAGGTTGTCGTGCGGCAGAGACGCAGGCCGAAGTCGCCCAAGCTCAGGTGGAGGCGGCGAAGGCGGCTTTGGAGCGAACCATCATGCGAGCACCGTTTGCCGGCGTAGTCGCCGAGATCAATGGCGAATTGGGTGAAGTAGTCACACCGTCCCCCGTAGGGGTCGCGACGCTGCCGACGGTGGACTTGATCGATGCTGGCTGCCTCTACGTGCATGCGCCGATCGATGAGGTAGATGCCGGGCAGGTACGCGAGGGGATGCCGGTGCGGCTTACGTTGGACGCTTTTCCCGACGCACCGCTCGAAGGCCGGGTCCGACGGGTCGCGCCCTATGTTCTTGATCTGGAGAAACAGGCTCGGACGGTGGCTGTCGAAGTCGATTTCGTCGACCCCGAGGCGATCGATGCTCTCTTGCCGGGCTATAGTGCGGATGTCGAGATCGTGATCGCCCGTGAGGCGAACAGACTTCGTATCCCGACCGAAGCGATCCTCGAGGGGAAACGGGTCCTCAAGTATACCCCGGAGGGTCTGGTGGAAGAACTCGAGATCCAGACCGGGATTTCGAATTGGAGGTTCAGCGAGGTCCGCGAGGGCCTCAGCTCCGGCGATCAGGTGATCTTGTCGATCGACCGCGAGGGTGTCGAGGGCGGAGCATCGGTCACGCCGGAAACTGAAGAAGCCTCGTGATCGAAGTTCGCGACATCAAGCGTTTCTACCAAGTGGGCGACCAGGAGGTGCGCGCGCTGGATGGGGTCAGCTTCAGGATCGAAAAGGGAGAATATGTATCCCTGATGGGGCCCTCCGGATCGGGTAAATCGACTCTATTGCACTGCCTTGGGTTGTTGGACCGTCCCACGGAAGGTCATTACCTGATCGACGAGCGTGACACGGTCACTCTCGATGAAGAAGAGCAGGCGCGGACCCGTCGGGAACGAATCGGTTTTGTGTTCCAGTTCTTTCACCTCGTCTCTTATCTTACGGCTTTCGAGAACGTGGAATTAC includes the following:
- a CDS encoding class I SAM-dependent methyltransferase, which encodes MASQVDLLELYENSVMAPDEDCAFFDELYLKLRGAKPEVLREDFCGTAKIATAWCEADETRRAIGVDLDQPTLEWGRERNVVPSTAADRIELVHGNVLDPLTTKADITCANNFSYCIFKKRAELKAYLAAAFEGLRSDGLIFLEIYGGLDAMKECEEERDLDDMVYIWDQHSFDPLTHETLCYIHYQFPDGSKRKKAFTYDWRLWTIPELRDLLEEVGFAEVRLYWEGLEEEADDDGLYYGNGEYEDVTTVAVEQQETYLVYVVGLK
- a CDS encoding efflux RND transporter periplasmic adaptor subunit, which translates into the protein MSKQSKLYLGIVLVLLLIAGGFVYTTADPIPVELQTVESGVVESTVANTRAGTVEACRRARMAPIIGGQVARLPVDEGARVAEGDVILELWNQDLRAQVRLSEGQARASNARVEEACVMARVAAKEADRLASLEGQGIVSEEQTERGVGQAEAQQAGCRAAETQAEVAQAQVEAAKAALERTIMRAPFAGVVAEINGELGEVVTPSPVGVATLPTVDLIDAGCLYVHAPIDEVDAGQVREGMPVRLTLDAFPDAPLEGRVRRVAPYVLDLEKQARTVAVEVDFVDPEAIDALLPGYSADVEIVIAREANRLRIPTEAILEGKRVLKYTPEGLVEELEIQTGISNWRFSEVREGLSSGDQVILSIDREGVEGGASVTPETEEAS
- a CDS encoding 3'-5' exonuclease, whose translation is MFKQVMDRVWVFDCEWVPDPLAGRLLFPEVAAESDDRRVMEAMWLHGGATEQEPRPFLKMATCRIVSIAAVLREKDPGGGVKLSLLALPRDPQDQAAIAERSIIGKFLQAVGRDRPQLVGFNSIGADLKILVQRAMILGEPAPAFCRRPDKPWEGVDYFARGSDHNVDIKDAVSGFGRGTPSLHELAVQSGIPGKLDVAGDGVADLWLEDDLAKIVAYNETDALTTYLVWLRLAYFGGHFSAVAYEAEQLRVRELIQSEMEKPERAHLGRFLEEWDRLQTIIQIRD
- the otsB gene encoding trehalose-phosphatase — encoded protein: MEVRISQLPSALAAFDKIAPPEADLALFLDYDGTLTPIVDRPEDARLSDEMRETVRNLAQRTPVTLVSGRERSEVARLVGLEDLGTVGSHGFDLRGPAGSALRHEVATESLPLLDIAEKTLQERFQDLEGVIVERKRFGLAVHYRLAAPADVPDVCATVATLGEETDGLCVCHGKMVIELRPDVDWDKGKAVLYLLEKLGWERRHPIHIGDDLTDESVFQALAERGIGIYVGEDTVEDRETSAGFRLRNPDEVRTFLKRITARD
- a CDS encoding putative lipoprotein; the protein is MRTIQILGLMMASLWVAGCSISVSVGASLEGSSASISSPFESSSASSTPAKPEDKTAEQQAYLRDIRDFTAAQLKRSDDLDEFRKQLSKVAKKHGVTDWEARASTWVGIGEGIETAGMPTTQAQATIDMLANGHADWASAMRRGYSSAQVAAGAKVSS
- a CDS encoding MMPL family transporter, which translates into the protein MAWADGVTRHARSIVWGNLALSLILAAYAAMNLGVNADNMRLLDPDLPFQQAAAGFQENFSSLDDSLLIVIDARSGTQAQESADLLAAALAEQTDLFTGVFEPGSGGFFERHGLLYRSPDDLEAFADQMAAYQPILAELSRDPSLMNLTSMLERGFAEGVGGDESATEFSGIFDRIGDASVEVFAEYPVAVSWQDLMMEGSAIDPGSRRVVIAEPILDFEAVLAASPAMESIRSTAQDLGLVADRGIELRITGNPALSVEEMIGLFWDVGVSGILSFMIVLVAIFFAFGSARLSLAAGATLVVGLVWTAAFAAATVGALNLISIAFAVLFIGLGVDFSIHLGMHFVAGLRAGLRPGEALQGAGREVGSSLILCTFTTAIGFYSFVPTDYLGVAELGLISGTGMFVILIQTVTFFPALSTLLVGSRGKELFAKTSRFQFRVPAAVTNRPEVVVSLALLLGIVGVFLAPGARFDSDVVEMRDPRTESVEAFKDLLEDPRTSPWYIDAVADNLEEAEVLAARFEELPEVSEAITVRAYVPEDQTEKLEILADTSMLFDVPRSDRIASQGPTVEEQIAAIRDLQRLLTESTVVQGDSTLALSGAKLNAMLGEFLAKVGNSPDPTEAVNRFEELLLGSFPDQFRRLQLALDPDEVRLETLPANLRERMLAPNGKARVQVFPSGNLGEGDAREIFVDAIRQVQPDATGVAVNLIEFGRATARSLVEALSLALILITVLLLLIWRKPLDAALVLLPLILAGVMTGAAMVVLDRAFNFANVIVLPLLLGIGVDSGVHLVHRAREAGRGKPLLESVTAQAVFWSALTTIVSFGSLALSAHRGIASLGLLLVVGLTITVLANLILLPALVVLVQRRGYLLPPAQRS
- the hspQ gene encoding heat shock protein HspQ; protein product: MPESAAIFGVGEIVHHNRFDYRGVIVDVDPEFDMDEEWYEKMAKGRPPKDRPWYHVLVHDAVHMTYVAERNLRHVEDPEPIRHPMIEEYFESFSAGRYRPMVALN